From Acidovorax sp. FHTAMBA, one genomic window encodes:
- a CDS encoding sulfite exporter TauE/SafE family protein, producing MLDPLLIVELGVLGLATGFLAGLLGIGGGMLLVPFLTYILGAQQVAPDLAVKMAIATSMATIMFTSISSVRAHHKRGAVRWDIVKRLAPGIVLGGFIASLGVFSLLKGSFLAIFFALFVSFSATQMFLDKKPAPARQMPGGAGQVAAGGVIGFLSGLVGAGGGFVSVPFMTWCNVAIHNAVATSAALGFPIALANVVGYVIGGQNVTGLPAASVGYIWLPALLVIATCSVLTAPLGAKAAHNLPVKQLKRVFASLLFGLAAYMLWKGVAAL from the coding sequence ATGCTGGATCCCCTCCTGATCGTTGAACTCGGCGTGCTGGGCCTTGCCACAGGTTTTCTGGCAGGTCTGCTGGGCATTGGCGGCGGCATGCTGCTTGTGCCGTTCCTGACCTACATCCTCGGCGCGCAACAAGTGGCGCCCGATCTGGCCGTGAAGATGGCCATCGCCACTTCCATGGCGACGATCATGTTCACATCCATCTCCAGCGTGCGCGCCCACCACAAGCGCGGAGCGGTGCGCTGGGACATCGTCAAGCGCCTGGCACCAGGCATCGTGCTGGGGGGCTTCATTGCCAGCCTGGGCGTGTTTTCGCTGCTCAAAGGCTCGTTTCTGGCGATCTTCTTCGCACTGTTCGTGAGCTTCTCGGCGACGCAGATGTTCCTGGATAAAAAACCGGCGCCCGCGCGACAGATGCCTGGCGGAGCCGGACAGGTTGCTGCAGGTGGCGTCATCGGATTCCTGTCGGGACTGGTGGGTGCGGGCGGTGGTTTTGTGAGTGTGCCTTTCATGACCTGGTGCAACGTTGCCATCCACAACGCCGTGGCCACCAGTGCAGCGCTAGGTTTCCCGATCGCGCTGGCCAATGTGGTGGGCTACGTGATCGGCGGCCAGAACGTGACCGGTCTTCCCGCCGCCTCGGTCGGCTATATCTGGTTGCCAGCATTGCTGGTGATCGCCACCTGCAGTGTGCTGACCGCGCCACTGGGTGCAAAGGCGGCGCACAACCTGCCGGTGAAGCAGCTCAAGCGGGTATTTGCGTCCTTGCTGTTCGGTCTGGCGGCATACATGCTCTGGAAGGGCGTGGCAGCCCTCTGA
- a CDS encoding cell division protein ZapA: MKQIEVQILQQSYLLTCPEGHESRLLDAVERVDTAMTRIRDAGKVRARERIAVLAALNLAFEIADREAADLAASAISATPAPAGHQAALLPDEEHEDLQRLVQRLDQALGDDGRLI, encoded by the coding sequence ATGAAGCAAATCGAGGTGCAGATCCTCCAGCAAAGCTACCTGCTGACCTGCCCCGAGGGCCACGAGAGCCGTCTCCTCGACGCCGTTGAGCGCGTGGATACCGCGATGACGCGCATCCGTGACGCTGGCAAGGTCCGCGCCCGTGAACGCATTGCAGTGCTGGCAGCGTTGAACCTGGCCTTTGAAATCGCCGATCGTGAGGCCGCCGACCTGGCAGCCAGCGCCATCAGCGCGACGCCAGCGCCGGCTGGACACCAGGCAGCGCTCCTGCCTGACGAGGAACACGAGGATCTGCAGAGGCTGGTTCAGCGTCTGGACCAGGCACTCGGGGATGACGGACGCCTGATTTAG